Proteins encoded in a region of the Neodiprion lecontei isolate iyNeoLeco1 chromosome 5, iyNeoLeco1.1, whole genome shotgun sequence genome:
- the LOC107221478 gene encoding breast cancer type 1 susceptibility protein homolog, with the protein MNEFEVDTEVKRIAEAIASSRETLQCTFCRQLPTEAVSGKCGHPICKNCASKICGTRKAICPICKTILTRSSIRRVKTIDDAVKCLKRLIDAFETDSRTNFLSFNLIPTKQDKDPKPSTSGIVEHHFVTNQPQRSRKSSAADGIRRRATIDSGETLKITRINSLHRNEDLTSMSNESNTTLGKGHASMVHGLLAKSEPLEPNEKVGLWLDSEEFDEQLVVVGEIEKPVITLVPSIATTEVPDSASIVRPNSRMSLQSGRKTTSLTKTNRASSTPKKKRNGITSNTTPEENMFDELCGKRVSEQPTETRKVKIASSSADSSWCKLEQFEQETSAKVRKRKRLNISIEKPSTSKQVVGTLDLECSEDDDKIEDAKSGENLIDSNNVQGKNKPHIISDRKLETEEILYLPKLNKRQVKEIIGVSCTQADFDTSKNSSFSPDKSPTKLRNNQTSLRKSDNSNHNNSNDSLPLQIEPEKDTTSCIESIVRPKSRLSLSLSGSRPSSRLSHKSPSESTVRILQQRTDEKSPILGTNSVRVSFHQNDEETKEGTQRNQSNSSTGKDPSIRSCSGFMKRNLVLKRLSSESGKHNVSMLKRGKLYRSRSNVKFLRLGSIISRTLRNELQNIFCSGKVSTCDVETQTNSRLTQTNHMVCSVCKKHVSSEALDNVIIPETRTVSSVSSKSKATQIKEVGTSDPATQRALVEEEFDTVNKVNMMSPKEDSQLKYLSTESPTVDNTERSVKKRRRSPDLQEYAQAIENYANKLIVTDSEDQDTPCQEKFLSSKEINDQTREKKFSSLGTTFSTKTSLLSKITDNPNCLLNLSKSRSPSSRSDTKSLHTSPKRRIRASDSFASESKRQSMEKRKLQIKMSGSYCNTSSDSDVETIRVKKATPISMRKCSGGSKSPMANAKYKVVRKLKYSQESGSNPGTNLRTSQPLEQQGTHEKENRAEEPSTKKTFKRIRQMSSPELQDDYLETEVTSKTSGSNNSLIGTRPIVSWEVNKSPLPSEELSVVFSSNKETQDSKRKRSPSPSSIDIHAIASNWCADLNLSSEEFDNKNDSVLGVFSSKATKKKKLQIDNSPVSSSSDSLPILDQTAFYGKPRKGTDSISKSENHDVTDRVVNEKNTITRDCGDEVEEAIEVNKGSLNNSQSSAKDITSDKDKRNRSNCDLEDARIPSERNENSCGENAISAMSNISVEKNEIAENMDSLLQLGDKLNGVITPRGNSTPIKNKSFQNRNPVTFHRHSYNSNKENEAERESENEEDKGKEGTLLRDSSKLTNRTTHEASKVKNIRISNERNDTVESARVDGDVESCQSSFDHDCMNITQDHMMLQEVENNLLRPKSIKEKEKNSRNNVQKSVDEKATKISPQKKSLVAMDNQKVKACTETHSDDSETMGEDIIERTPEKTKALKKDLHDHIENSQRSTVSRRSFMSVDITPIQRKFQKFMHTATNVSPLVERAGKSSADQHGAAKIARPSFHSTPKSVDPKKSLFARPVLTKPRGASESRLCFVCSNLTLPQIENVKAFARLHNADYTVNYKPEVTHVIVKTEEDDSAARTMKYLLGIAHKKWIVSYQWVTDSSSQNRLLEEEDYEVVDSDTHEPGPRRSRLSKTGLFDEFAFTCMAATSEIPVSNLQDLVGSSGGTVFQTLEDLATERNKYKVILYDTDTQQPTVLDKWRQKSRALPVPLEWVLTCISQYELVSLYSYLPPFTPEVAANLGFPQELLIEDEEDSLSPNETSASNAA; encoded by the exons AAACTCCTTACATAGAAATGAAGATCTGACGAGTATGTCGAACGAGAGTAATACTACTTTGGGAAAAGGGCATGCCTCCATGGTCCATGGTCTCTTAGCTAAATCTGAACCTCTCGAACCGAACGAAAAGGTTGGTCTTTGGTTAGATTCGGAGGAATTTGATGAACAGCTTGTGGTTGTCGGAGAAATAGAAAAACCAGTTATCACTCTGGTCCCATCTATTGCAACAACTGAGGTCCCAGACTCAGCGTCCATAGTACGTCCCAATTCGCGCATGTCACTACAGAGCGGTAGAAAAACTACATCCCTAACTAAAACGAATCGAGCCTCGTCGACTccaaagaagaaaagaaatgggATT acttcTAACACCACTCCCGAGGAAAACATGTTTGATGAGTTGTGCGGGAAGAGAGTATCTGAGCAACCAACGGAAACTAGGAAAGTCAAAATTGCCTCAAGTTCGGCGGATAGTTCATGGTGTAAATTAGAGCAATTTGAACAGGAAACAAGCGCCAAGGTCAGAAAACGCAAACGATTGAACATCAGTATAGAAAAACCAAGTACATCGAAGCAAGTTGTTGGCACATTGGATTTAGAATGTTCTGAAGATGATGATAAAATCGAGGATGCTAAAAGTGGTGAAAATCTGATCGATAGCAACAATGTACAAGGCAAGAATAAGCCACACATCATATCTGACAGAAAGCTGGAGACTGAGGAAATTTTGTATCTcccaaaattaaacaaacgcCAAGTAAAAGAGATAATTGGCGTTAGTTGTACGCAGGCAGACTTTGACACGTCCAAGAATTCCAGTTTTAGTCCAGACAAATCTCCGACTAAATTGCGTAATAATCAAACGTCGCTGAGAAAATCTGATAACAGTAACCACAACAACAGCAACGATTCATTGCCGCTGCAGATTGAACCTGAAAAAGATACAACGTCGTGTATCGAATCAATCGTGAGACCGAAATCCAGGCTAAGTCTTTCTCTTTCTGGCAGTCGTCCGAGTTCTAGACTTTCGCATAAAAGTCCCAGTGAATCCACAGTGAGGATATTACAACAGAGAACCGATGAGAAATCTCCAATTCTTGGCACGAATTCTGTCAGAGTTTCATTTCACCAAAACGACGAAGAAACAAAGGAAGGAACTCAGCGAAACCAAAGTAATTCTTCTACGGGAAAGGATCCTTCCATAAGATCGTGCAGCGGTTTCATGAAAAGAAATCTTGTGTTGAAAAGATTATCTTCCGAAAGCGGTAAGCATAATGTGAGCATGCTGAAGAGAGGTAAACTTTACAGGTCTCGAAGTAACGTCAAATTTCTACGCCTTGGTTCGATTATATCGCGAACTTTGCGAAACGaattacagaatattttttgttctggAAAAGTGTCGACGTGCGACGTGGAGACCCAGACGAATTCTAGACTGACTCAAACAAATCATATGGTATGCAGTGTTTGTAAAAAACATGTTAGCAGCGAGGCATTGGACAATGTGATAATTCCTGAAACACGGACCGTCTCCAGTGTCTCGAGTAAATCAAAAGCAACGCAAATTAAGGAAGTCGGTACAAGTGATCCTGCAACGCAACGCGCATTGGTAGAAGAAGAATTCGACACTGTGAACAAGGTGAATATGATGTCTCCAAAAGAAGATTCACAGCTCAAGTATTTGTCAACGGAGTCTCCTACGGTTGACAATACTGAACGTTCTGTTAAAAAAAGACGCAGATCTCCTGATCTCCAAGAATATGCTCAAGCGATCgaaaattatgcaaataaaTTGATAGTAACTGATTCGGAAGACCAAGATACCCCGTgtcaagaaaaatttcttagcagtaaagaaataaatgatCAGAcacgggaaaaaaaattttctagctTAGGAACtacattttctacaaaaactTCTTTGCTTTCGAAGATTACCGATAATCCTAattgtttattaaatttaagtAAGTCAAGATCTCCCTCGTCACGTTCAGATACTAAATCATTACACACGTCGCCGAAAAGAAGAATACGGGCATCGGATTCTTTCGCAAGTGAATCTAAGAGACAAAGTATGGAGAAACGGAAATTACAGATTAAAATGAGCGGAAGTTACTGCAATACTTCTTCTGATTCTGACGTTGAAACAATTCGAGTAAAAAAGGCAACGCCAATAAGTATGAGAAAGTGTTCGGGAGGTAGCAAATCCCCGATGGCAAATGCCAAATACAAAGTTGTAAGAAAATTGAAGTACAGTCAAGAATCTGGCTCAAATCCTGGCACTAATTTGAGAACCAGTCAACCGCTGGAACAACAAGGAACACATGAGAAGGAAAACAGAGCTGAAGAACCATCTacgaaaaaaacattcaaaagAATACGTCAAATGTCTAGTCCAGAATTACAAGATGATTATTTGGAAACAGAAGTAACATCAAAAACCAGCGGGTCTAACAACTCTCTAATTGGTACTAGGCCAATTGTTTCTTGGGAAGTCAATAAAAGCCCACTGCCGAGTGAAGAACTTAGCGTCGTTTTCTCATCCAACAAGGAAACGCAAGATTCTAAACGCAAGAGATCTCCTTCCCCAAGCTCCATCGACATTCATGCGATAGCAAGTAACTGGTGCGCAGACCTGAATCTTTCGTCGGAAGAATTTGACAATAAAAATGACTCAGTTTTGGGAGTATTTAGCAGCAAagctacaaagaaaaaaaaattacagattgATAACTCGCCTGTATCGTCGAGCAGTGACAGTCTACCGATATTGGACCAAACTGCGTTTTACGGGAAGCCCAGGAAAGGCACAGATTCAATATCAAAGTCAGAGAACCATGATGTGACAGATCGAGTCGTcaatgagaaaaatacaaTCACTCGTGACTGTGGTGATGAAGTTGAAGAAGCTATCGAAGTGAACAAAGGATCTCTAAACAATAGTCAAAGTAGCGCTAAAGATATCACATCAGATAAAGACAAGAGAAACAGGTCAAATTGTGATCTTGAAGATGCCAGAATTCCGtctgaaagaaatgaaaattcttgtGGTGAAAATGCTATTTCTGCCATGTCAAATAtttcggtggaaaaaaatgaaattgccGAAAATATGGACAGTTTGCTTCAACTCGGCGATAAATTGAATGGAGTGATTACACCAAGAGGAAATTCAACGCCGATAAAGAACAAATCATTCCAAAATAGAAACCCTGTAACGTTTCATCGACATTCGtataattcaaataaagaaaatgaggCGGAAAGAGAGTCAGAGAATGAGGAGGATAAGGGAAAGGAAGGTACTTTACTCAGAGACTCGAGTAAATTAACAAACCGCACAACTCATGAAGCAtcaaaggtgaaaaatataagGATATCAAACGAAAGAAATGATACGGTTGAAAGTGCTAGGGTAGATGGCGACGTAGAATCCTGTCAATCGTCCTTCGATCACGACTGTATGAACATAACGCAAGATCACATGATGCTCCAAGAAGTCGAAAACAACTTACTGAGGCCAAAATCTATcaaggagaaagaaaagaacagTCGAAACAATGTGCAAAAAAGTGTTGATGAAAAAGCGACAAAAATTTCGCctcaaaaaaaatcattggtAGCTATGGACAATCAAAAGGTCAAAGCTTGTACTGAG ACACACTCTGACGACTCGGAAACTATGGGTGAGGACATAATAGAACGTACACCGGAAAAGACTAAGGCGTTAAAAAA GGACCTTCACGACCACATTGAAAATTCGCAACGGTCGACTGTGTCGAGAAGAAGCTTCATGTCGGTGGACATAACACCGATACAgagaaagtttcaaaaatttatgcatACCGCTACCAACGTTTCTCCTTTAGTTGAAAGAGCTGGCAAATCATCAGCTGACCAACACGGCGCTGCCAAAATTGCACGGCCCTCGTTTCACAGTACTCCTAAATCAGTTGATCCAAAAAAAAGTCTTTTTGCGCGACCCGTCTTGACAAAACCTAGGGGCGCGAGCGAGAGCAGATTATGCTTTGTCTGCAGCAACTTGACACTTCCTCAAATTGAGAATGTGAAGGCATTTGCCCGTTTGCACAACGCGGATTATACCGTGAACTACAAACCTGAAGTAACCCACGTAATTGTAAAAACTGAAGAAGATGATTCCGCAGCGAGGACAATGAAATATCTCCTTGGTATTGCTCACAAGAAATGGATAGTCAGTTATCAGTGGGTAACGGACTCTTCGAGTCAGAACAGGCTCCTCGAAGAGGAAGATTACGAAGTGGTGGACAGTGACACGCATGAGCCTGGACCACGCCGATCGAGGTTGAGTAAAACAGGCTTGTTCGACGAGTTTGCCTTCACTTGCATGGCGGCTACCTCAGAAATTCCAGTCAGCAACCTTCAG GATCTTGTAGGTAGCTCGGGCGGTACGGTGTTCCAAACTTTGGAAGACCTTGCCACTGAAAGGAACAAGTACAAAGTTATTTTGTACGACACTGATACTCAACAGCCCACAGTCTTAG ATAAGTGGCGGCAGAAGAGTCGAGCATTGCCAGTGCCGCTCGAATGGGTTCTGACTTGTATAAGTCAGTACGAGCTGGTGTCTCTCTACTCTTACCTGCCTCCCTTCACGCCTGAGGTAGCGGCAAACTTAGGATTTCCACAAGAGCTACTTATCGAAGACGAAGAGGACAGCCTCAGTCCAAATGAAACGTCGGCATCGAACGCTGCCTAA